The window ACAAAATCTTAAAGAAATTAATGGATTATTTTAAAGGAATTGCTAAATAATCCAATAGAAATAAATCTAATTATTTTTTAGGAATTGCTTAATAATCCAAATAGAAATAAAATCTAATTATTCTTTAAGAACTGTATTTAAAATATCTCTTTCAGTGACAATTCCTACAAGTTGATCATCATCAACTACAGGAACACCACCAATGTTCTTTTCAGCTAATAATTCACATAAGTCCCCTAATCTAACAGTAGATTCAGTTACTAATATGTTTGGTTTAATGATTTCAGAAATTTTTCTTTTTAAAACATCTAAACCACTATTAGAGGTCATAGAAGCAAACATTTCTTTATCACCGAAGAATCTTAAGATATCTGTTGAAGTAACAATTCCTATTAATTTCTCTTCTTCAACAACAGGAATTCTTCTTAAGTTATTTCTTACCATGATTTTGGAACAGCTTTCAATAGGAGTTCCAGGAGTGGTAGTGATAACATCCTTAATCATGATGTCACCTACAGTTTCATTAGTCAATGAGCCTGCAAGCGCTAATGCGAAATCTCTTTCAGTGACTATTCCCACTAACCTTTCTTCTTTATCTACAATAGGCAAGGATCCAATGCCGTTTTTGGTCATTACATCCACACTTTCTCTAATAGAATATTTGGGACTGATAGAAATAACATCTCTTGTCATAATCTCTTTAACAGGATCATTGATTGCTGCCAAGAAATTGTCATCATGTTTCTTTTCTATTATATCAAATTTGCTTCCTCCACCAAGGAAGTCAAGAATATCCATAGCAGTTACAATACCCAAAAGTTTATTTGAGCCAGGATGGGTTACTGGTAATCTTCTGAATCCATGCTCTATCATCATTTCAGCAGCTCCCTTAATGGTCTTGGTTGGAGGAATGCTAATGACATCCTTTTTAGCTAATGTCATGATTTCCCCTTCATAATCAGCTACTTTTGTTGTTTGTTCAACAGAACCACGATTCATAGATTTTCTCAAGTTTTTAGTGTTTTTGTCTTTCATTACGACACCTCCGGATTTAATAATTCTTCCCGGTCTAAATTACAAATCATATCATAACAATCAAGTTATAGAACTCTGGGAAATACCATTAACCAGATGACAGATTTTTTTGATTATTTTAAAATTCCTTAAAGAATAAATATTTTAAGGGACTTAAAAAATCTTTCAAATGCACATCCAATTCAACAATATAGAAATAAAGTCTATAATTAATTTATTACAATAATTAACGATTTATAATCTATTTTTGAAATTATGGATTTGTTGGAAGTTCTTAAATGTCATTAATTCCATCATTTAACTTTTTAATTAATAAAAGCTCTCAAGAAATTTAAATTGAAAATTTAAATAAATGACATAGAACTAACTACAATATTAGTTAGGTTTTGATAGTTAATATTATTATCGATTTAATTTTTGTTAACCTAAAAAATATAAAAATACAACTTAAAAATTAAAGAAATTAAATAAAGAAATTGGAAAAATTTTAAAGGCATGCACTTAATAATAATCAAAAATATAATAATTAAATAAAATAATAAATGATTAATAGAATTAATACTTATTAAATCATAAAACTGCTTGTATACAATAATGCTTTCATCAACAAAATTCAGAACAACCATATAATTAAATTCTTGATTACAATTATCATATATTGTAGAGCATATTTTAAATTGATGCAAAAAGAGTTAAGTTCAGAAATGGAAGATTTTTCATCATTCCAGACCATTTGTATTGGAATTTAATGAATCTTGCAATAGAAAAGATAAGGAGTTATCCATCATCCCTGAAATAACGAGGAACTGTGGTTCTAGGAATATCCCTATGAAATTCAACTGCAATATCCATAATTTCAACGGATATATCCCCGATTCTTTCAAATGTTTTAATTACACGTGTAAGATAAATATAATAATTGGCTGTTCCAATATCATCTAAAGAGGAATCTAACATATGGATAGCAATTTCCTTCATGGCTTCTGATTGCCTTTGATGCATTTTCTCTTCAGTATCCCTCAAATTCCCTTTTAAATCTACGCAACCATCTATAAATGCATCTGTAGAATATGAAATGGACATTTGAGCATATTTATACATCTTTTTTAGGATATACAAGATCTTATCATCAATAATATCATCATTATTAATAATAAATTTATTTAGATGACTACAATAATCTCCAATCCTTTCAAAATTATAAGCCACTTCGTTAAAAAGCAGAATTTTAGAAAGTTTAAAATGAGGATTTAAATTAACAACCGTCTCTACAGAAGAACGAATTTTTTCAAACATGTTATTAGTTATATAATCTAATTCTAAAGCTTCTTTAGCCTTTTCCTCATCATTTTCAATAACTGATTCAAAAGATAATTCAAGCTGATTTTTCACATGATTAGACATATTTTCCAAATTTTTAATTAAAATATTAGTTGAATAGTCCTTAGGATTAAACTCAGAATTAGAATCTCCATAGATTTCATCATATTTTTTTAAATCAATAACATATACTTTTTTAACAATTCCCTCATCTAATAATGGCTTAAGCAACTTTGTCACATACCTTCTGGTGATCTTTAAATCATCCGCTATTTCATCTTGATTAGTTGGATTTTGATAAAAGATATACTCTAAAATTTCTTCTAATGTTTTATTACTTCTACTCATGAATAAACCTCTTAAAAAGAGAGATGAAAATTTTCTATTAAATTTATTACTAAATATTTTTATAATATTATAAATATTTTTTTAACATTCAATCATCAATATCTGGCCTTTTTAAAGTAAGCATAAATACTGTTCTTGATCCTATGCTAACTGCTTTATCAGCAATTCTCTCAAAGTATCTGGCCAAGAATATAACATCAATAATATATGGAATCAAATCGTTATCTTCAACCATAGTTGCGGTAACTTCATTTAAAATGGAATCATAAAATTCATCCATTTTATCATCATCACTAGATAGTTCTTTTGCTTTATCCAAATCCTGATTTAAAAATACAAAAAATGCTTTTTTTAACATAATTAGAGTGTAATCCCCCATATATGCTAATTCTTTAAGTATTTTTTCCGGAATGTCTACCTCTTGAATGTTTTTGATTGATTTGGCAATTTTTAAAAATAAATGGCATATCCTTTTAAAATGACTTATTACCCTTAGAGTTGATTCGATAAACATCAAATCTTTAGCTAAAGGTTGTTCTGTAGCCAGAAATCTAATGCATTCCCTTTCTAAATCAATAGTTTTAATATCTATAATATTAGAACATTTTTCAATATCGTCATAAATGGATTCATCATACTTTTCAAGTAATTTTACAACCGACCCATTTAATTTAATAGCTAAATTTCCTAATTCCTTATAATCTTCTTTAATACTATTCATCCTATTTTGAAATGTGACACTTGGAAATTTCTCATCCATAATTTTTTCTCCCTAGTTTAATCTATTATCCGAACCTTCCAGTTATATATTCTTCTGTTTTTTGTTCTTTAGGACTTACAAACAATCGTTCAGTTTCATCACTTTCAATAATCTCCCCATTCAAGAAAAAGGATGTGTAATCTGAAACTCTTGAAGCCTGTTGCATATTATGTGTTACAATAATGATTGTATAATCTTTTTTAAGTTTATGAATCAAATCTTCAATTTTTAATGTTGAAATTGGGTCTAGTGCAGAACAAGGCTCATCCATTAAAATAACCTCTGGATTATTAGCTATTGTCCTTGCAATACATAATCTTTGTTGTTGGCCTCCAGATAGACTCATAGCAGACTGATCAAGCTTATCTTTTACTTCATCCCAAATAGCCGCTGATTTTAAACTTTCTTCAACTCTCTGTTCTATAAAACCTTCATCGTCTATGCCATGAATCTTCAAGCCGTAAGAAACATTATCAAAAATGGATTTTGGAAAAGGGTTAGGTTTCTGAAAAACCATTCCTACTTTTCTTCTTAAATTTACAACATCCATTTCAGGTGAGTAAATATCTTCCTCATCTAGGAGAAGAGTTCCCTCACGTTTAAATGTAGGTATTAAATCATTCATTCTATTAATCGACCTTAAAAAAGTTGATTTTCCACAACCTGATGGA of the Methanobrevibacter ruminantium genome contains:
- a CDS encoding CBS domain-containing protein, with amino-acid sequence MKDKNTKNLRKSMNRGSVEQTTKVADYEGEIMTLAKKDVISIPPTKTIKGAAEMMIEHGFRRLPVTHPGSNKLLGIVTAMDILDFLGGGSKFDIIEKKHDDNFLAAINDPVKEIMTRDVISISPKYSIRESVDVMTKNGIGSLPIVDKEERLVGIVTERDFALALAGSLTNETVGDIMIKDVITTTPGTPIESCSKIMVRNNLRRIPVVEEEKLIGIVTSTDILRFFGDKEMFASMTSNSGLDVLKRKISEIIKPNILVTESTVRLGDLCELLAEKNIGGVPVVDDDQLVGIVTERDILNTVLKE
- a CDS encoding phosphate signaling complex PhoU family protein — encoded protein: MSRSNKTLEEILEYIFYQNPTNQDEIADDLKITRRYVTKLLKPLLDEGIVKKVYVIDLKKYDEIYGDSNSEFNPKDYSTNILIKNLENMSNHVKNQLELSFESVIENDEEKAKEALELDYITNNMFEKIRSSVETVVNLNPHFKLSKILLFNEVAYNFERIGDYCSHLNKFIINNDDIIDDKILYILKKMYKYAQMSISYSTDAFIDGCVDLKGNLRDTEEKMHQRQSEAMKEIAIHMLDSSLDDIGTANYYIYLTRVIKTFERIGDISVEIMDIAVEFHRDIPRTTVPRYFRDDG
- the phoU gene encoding phosphate signaling complex protein PhoU — protein: MDEKFPSVTFQNRMNSIKEDYKELGNLAIKLNGSVVKLLEKYDESIYDDIEKCSNIIDIKTIDLERECIRFLATEQPLAKDLMFIESTLRVISHFKRICHLFLKIAKSIKNIQEVDIPEKILKELAYMGDYTLIMLKKAFFVFLNQDLDKAKELSSDDDKMDEFYDSILNEVTATMVEDNDLIPYIIDVIFLARYFERIADKAVSIGSRTVFMLTLKRPDIDD
- the pstB gene encoding phosphate ABC transporter ATP-binding protein PstB produces the protein MYKIIAKHLNTYFGDAHILKDINFKVAENTVTALIGPSGCGKSTFLRSINRMNDLIPTFKREGTLLLDEEDIYSPEMDVVNLRRKVGMVFQKPNPFPKSIFDNVSYGLKIHGIDDEGFIEQRVEESLKSAAIWDEVKDKLDQSAMSLSGGQQQRLCIARTIANNPEVILMDEPCSALDPISTLKIEDLIHKLKKDYTIIIVTHNMQQASRVSDYTSFFLNGEIIESDETERLFVSPKEQKTEEYITGRFG